Proteins co-encoded in one Halobacteriovoraceae bacterium genomic window:
- the rsfS gene encoding ribosome silencing factor, translating to MANKYFEQEIEKIITDTKYEFPLNNAMAGAWIMGNFKAENLKIIDVRGRSSLTDYFVLASAQNQTQARAIADEISRTLKSHGSQIFSKEGFEQGEWILIDSGDVIFHIFQDNVREIYDFDNVWRGAEIITIPNEFYHQDPVNNNQSEESDERDYF from the coding sequence ATGGCCAATAAATATTTTGAACAAGAAATAGAAAAGATCATTACCGACACAAAATATGAATTTCCTTTAAATAATGCCATGGCCGGTGCCTGGATTATGGGAAATTTTAAAGCAGAAAATCTAAAAATTATTGATGTGAGAGGAAGATCATCTCTTACTGACTATTTTGTACTGGCCTCAGCACAAAACCAAACTCAAGCTCGTGCGATAGCAGATGAAATCTCGCGAACGCTGAAATCTCATGGTTCACAAATTTTCTCTAAGGAAGGATTCGAACAGGGGGAGTGGATTTTAATAGATTCAGGAGATGTCATTTTTCATATTTTTCAAGATAATGTCAGAGAAATTTATGATTTTGACAATGTCTGGCGTGGTGCTGAAATTATTACTATTCCAAATGAATTCTATCATCAAGATCCTGTGAATAATAATCAATCTGAAGAAAGTGATGAGAGGGATTACTTTTAG
- a CDS encoding 23S rRNA (pseudouridine(1915)-N(3))-methyltransferase RlmH — MKIDLIVIGKVKNKGLKELEDDYLKRLKTYKINIHELKSLDEDIKKEAQNILLKLRSLSNPPFYILSEYAKSYSSMDFACFFTKLEEQKHISLLIGGSAGIDKDLYSLAKGTISLSPLTFPHQLARVLLVEQIYRAETINSGHPYHKQ, encoded by the coding sequence GTGAAGATTGATCTCATAGTCATTGGAAAAGTAAAAAACAAAGGTCTTAAAGAATTAGAGGACGATTACTTAAAAAGATTAAAAACTTATAAAATCAATATTCACGAACTAAAGTCTTTAGATGAAGACATCAAAAAAGAAGCTCAAAACATACTTTTAAAATTGAGATCATTATCAAATCCACCTTTTTATATTCTTAGTGAATATGCAAAAAGCTATTCAAGCATGGATTTCGCATGTTTTTTTACAAAGTTAGAAGAACAAAAACACATTAGTCTTTTAATCGGTGGATCTGCAGGAATAGATAAAGACTTATATTCACTTGCGAAGGGAACAATTTCATTATCGCCACTCACCTTTCCTCATCAGTTGGCCAGAGTTTTACTTGTGGAACAAATATATAGAGCTGAAACAATTAATTCAGGCCATCCCTACCATAAGCAATAG
- a CDS encoding Lrp/AsnC ligand binding domain-containing protein, whose product MSKEHQLDEIDRKILNYLLKDSRMSFQEIARELVVSGGTVHVRVNKMKEMGIITGSKIVVDVQKLGMEVCAFIGVNLVNAKVLDTVLKNINYLDQIVEVHYTTGQYSLLLKVYAKSTRDLHLFLVEKLQKIEGIQSSETFISLDNPINKDIVP is encoded by the coding sequence ATGAGTAAAGAACACCAATTAGATGAAATAGACCGTAAGATCCTTAATTATCTTCTTAAAGATTCTCGAATGTCTTTTCAAGAAATTGCACGAGAGTTAGTAGTCTCAGGCGGCACCGTACATGTTCGAGTCAATAAAATGAAAGAAATGGGTATCATAACGGGTTCAAAAATTGTAGTTGATGTTCAGAAACTTGGAATGGAGGTTTGTGCTTTTATTGGTGTTAATTTAGTTAATGCAAAAGTATTAGACACAGTTCTTAAAAATATAAATTACCTTGATCAGATTGTTGAAGTCCATTATACAACAGGGCAATACAGTCTACTACTAAAAGTTTATGCTAAGTCAACCAGAGACCTACATTTGTTCTTAGTAGAAAAACTTCAAAAAATTGAAGGTATCCAATCTTCTGAAACATTTATTTCTCTAGATAATCCAATAAATAAAGATATTGTTCCCTGA